The Nitrosomonas sp. PY1 genomic sequence GTTACTGCTTGACACTACGTGAACAACAGTTACGGGATTAAACAAAGCCTACGTTACCGCGTTGCGGTAGCGCTAGCTACATTTAGCATCTTTATTGTTGGGACGCTTTGTATCATTCTTTATTTTTTATCCGACAATATCGAAGAAGCACATATTGAGCAGGTGATTGCAATGGAAATGGATCATCTAATACGCAGTTATCAGAAACACTCCGATTTTAATTCGCAAGTAGGTTTGCATGTTAGAAGTTTTGTCATTAGCAACATGGATGACGAATTGCAGATCCCTGCTTATTTACGAGGTTTAAATCCCGGCTTTCATCGTATTCTTCATGGCACAAAAGATTTCCATGTTTCTGTGCGCATTATTGGTGAAACAAAATTTCTGGTGGCTTATCGCATTGAGCTACATACGCAACGTTTAAAAAAATTAAGATTATCGATTTTACTTTCTTGGTTTATCGTTATAGCTATCGCATTTATTGTTGGCTATCTGTTGGCTAAAGTATTGGTCCGGCAAGTTACTGATTTGGCGGAAAGAGTAAATTCGTTAGCACCAGGGGTTGTGGGAGCCGATTTATTGACACAACCAGACATGGATGAAGAAGTAGCGCAGCTAGCGCGTGCGTTGGACGATTATCAAGCACGCATTAAGCGCATGCTTCAACGTGAGCACGAATTTACTGCCAATATTAGCCATGAATTGAGAACACCTATTACTACTATTTTAACCAGCTGCGAATTATTGTTGGTTGATGATAGTTTATCGGAGCGATTGCACTACCGGATAAAAATGATTGAATCAGCGGCTACCCGAATGGGTGAACAGTTGCAAGCATTGCTATTTCTTGCACGTGAGCAATCGCTAGGAGAAGTCGAAACAGTTGCGCTTGCTGAATGCGTATACGATGCAGTTGATCCCATTTGTATGGAGATATCACGGAAAAATCTGGATTTTGAAGTCAATATTTCTCCTTCTATAACGATTACTGTAAATCGTCAAGCATTGTATACGGTATTAATGAATCTACTGCGTAATGCGGTTCAATATACAGATAAGGGTTTTATTCGAGTTGATTTCAATGATCAACGACTCTCTTTATCGGATTCTGGCATTGGTATTGACCCCGCCTATATGCCGATGTTGTATGAGCGGTTTTTTCGTGGCTCATCCGATGGGGAAGGATTGGGAATTGGGCTGGCAATCGTTAAGCGTATTTGCGATTACTATCACTGGCGCATTGAGATCGATAGCATGCCCGGAAAAGGTACAACATTTCATATTCATTTTACTTGATAGAGCCTCGCCAGTAGGTAATCTGCCTTCACGCTTTCTTCACATTTCTTGTGTTAACGTTTTTACCCTTAAGGTTCCAACCTTAAGTTTTCGCAATCAATAAGCAAGAGTAAGTTTGGAGTTTTTACTTTTAGTAACGGATACAAGCGTCTTATCTCTGTATTTGCGTTACTTTAAAGGATGTTTTGAGAATAGGGTGAAGTATCTTTACAAAGAATTGATTTAAATATAATCAAAATAAATAGGAGTTTTGCATGGCAACTTTGCAACCGGTTGTATTATTTTTTGTATTTGGGGTTCTGGCAGGTGTCATCAAGTCTGACCTTAAAATACCAGAGGCTTTGTATAAAAGCTTGAGTTTGTTTCTATTAATTGCCATTGGCTTCAAAGGGGGAGTGTCAATGGCGAAGTACGATATTATGGAAGTGCTGCCTATCGCCCTCTCTATGGTTGTTTTGGCAGCTTTGATTCCATTGACTGCCTATCCGATTCTGAGGTTTGTCGGTAAATTTACTCAAGCTGATGCGGGGGCGATTTCAGCGCACTATGGGTCGGTTAGTGCGGTAACTTTTGCTGTGGGGGTGGCATTTTTGCAAGCAAAAGGTGAGACATCAGAAGGCTACATGGTATTGATTATGGCATTAATGGAAATTCCTGCTTTGGTAACTGGTACGATTCTGGCACGTGCAGGTGCTGGAGGTGAAAAAACTCAATGGGGTAAATTGATGCACGAAATCCTAACAGGTACCAGTCTCTATCTGTTGATTGTCGGTGTAATCATTGGTTATTACGCAGGTATGGTTAATTTAGTATCGCCTCTTGACAAAATGTTTATGGATTTGTTTATGGGGGTGCTGGCGTTCTTCTTGTTAGAAATGGGGCTATTGGCAGCATCACGCTTGAAGGCAGTTATGGCGAAAGGAGTATTTATCATTGCATTCGGTATTTTGTTTCCAATAACAGCCGGAATGTTTGGTGCTTATTTAGGATGGATATTCGGATTGTCGCCTGGCGGTACTATGCTACTGGCTGTGTTGTATGCAAGCTGTTCTTACATTGCTGCTCCGGCTGCTATGCGGATTGCTGTACCAGATGCAGATCCGGCTGTTTCAATTGGCGCTTCATTGGGTGTGACTTTTCCATTTAATATTTTTATTGGTGTGCCTATTTATTGGCAAATGGCAGAATGGTTTCATAGTATTCAATACTAATAAATATAATGATATAAAGCTAAAAAAAATATCAAATTTGTTGGTTTTAGATAATAAAATTGACAATATAAGCACACGGTAATTTACAATGCGATATAGGATTTTGCTTTTGTTTCTATTGCCGTAGATCTTATAGGAGTTATGGGGCTTACCAAGGTAATAAAGTAGATCATCGGAGATGCTGATGAAGGTGATTGATCTTTTTTTAGAAGAAGATGCTTTATATCTTCCTTGGTTAGGAGCCAAATTCAGATGATTTTTTATGGACTTATATATTGTCAGTAAAAGATTGATTGCTAGATTTTTATTAAGAATTATCAACAAATTCAACAACGAACCATTTAAAATATAATTTGAAAGGAAAATATATGGATAAGACAATTGCCATGAAACGGCTCGAAATCGTGATCGGTATCGAACAATTAGAGGAATTGATGGAATTGCTGGGAAAAAGTGATGTGCGTGGATATACGGTAATTAAAAATGCAGGAGGCTATGGCTCTCGCGGTGCCCGTGATCCTAATGACGTTTTGATGGAGCAGGAAAACGTTGTTGTGGTACTTGCATGCAAGGAAGATCAGGCACAATCAGTAGTCGGAAATTTAAGGCCAGTTATGAAACGATTAGGGGGAATGTGTTTGGTCTCAGACTGCTTATGGGTTGAAGGACCGGCTGTTTCTTATTAAGCTATTAAGTAGTAAAAAGAACACTGTACTAGAATAAAACTATATACGCGCACC encodes the following:
- a CDS encoding P-II family nitrogen regulator, producing MDKTIAMKRLEIVIGIEQLEELMELLGKSDVRGYTVIKNAGGYGSRGARDPNDVLMEQENVVVVLACKEDQAQSVVGNLRPVMKRLGGMCLVSDCLWVEGPAVSY
- a CDS encoding sodium-dependent bicarbonate transport family permease, coding for MATLQPVVLFFVFGVLAGVIKSDLKIPEALYKSLSLFLLIAIGFKGGVSMAKYDIMEVLPIALSMVVLAALIPLTAYPILRFVGKFTQADAGAISAHYGSVSAVTFAVGVAFLQAKGETSEGYMVLIMALMEIPALVTGTILARAGAGGEKTQWGKLMHEILTGTSLYLLIVGVIIGYYAGMVNLVSPLDKMFMDLFMGVLAFFLLEMGLLAASRLKAVMAKGVFIIAFGILFPITAGMFGAYLGWIFGLSPGGTMLLAVLYASCSYIAAPAAMRIAVPDADPAVSIGASLGVTFPFNIFIGVPIYWQMAEWFHSIQY
- a CDS encoding HAMP domain-containing sensor histidine kinase; its protein translation is MNNSYGIKQSLRYRVAVALATFSIFIVGTLCIILYFLSDNIEEAHIEQVIAMEMDHLIRSYQKHSDFNSQVGLHVRSFVISNMDDELQIPAYLRGLNPGFHRILHGTKDFHVSVRIIGETKFLVAYRIELHTQRLKKLRLSILLSWFIVIAIAFIVGYLLAKVLVRQVTDLAERVNSLAPGVVGADLLTQPDMDEEVAQLARALDDYQARIKRMLQREHEFTANISHELRTPITTILTSCELLLVDDSLSERLHYRIKMIESAATRMGEQLQALLFLAREQSLGEVETVALAECVYDAVDPICMEISRKNLDFEVNISPSITITVNRQALYTVLMNLLRNAVQYTDKGFIRVDFNDQRLSLSDSGIGIDPAYMPMLYERFFRGSSDGEGLGIGLAIVKRICDYYHWRIEIDSMPGKGTTFHIHFT